The Thiovulum sp. ES genome contains the following window.
ATATAGATATAACAGTAATTGAGCTTCTGACTCTAATCCTAGCTCTTCTAAAAAGTCCTCTTTGTGTAGTTCAGTTGGTTCAATTATGGTGTCTGTATAGTCTAAAATGATTAAAGTCTCAAATATAGAGAATAGTTTTAGATTATTAGTTAAGACTTTATCTGTGTCTTGATTTCTATCTAGTAATAAATTTACAATAGACCCAAATCTCATTTCTAGCCCAAACAGTTCTGCAAATATGACCATATCGCCTAAAGGATTTAAAAGAACAAGATTTAGGTTTGAATATAGTAATTTAGTGGAAAGAATAAAGGTAAAGATTGACTCAAAGGTATTATAGTGGTCAGAATGTTCTAAAGAGTCGCAGTCAATATACAAATTCCCTTTAGGAGCTTTTATAACTATCTCAGATATGTTTATAGGTAGTGTATCTTCTTTAGCTTTATAAAAGTTGTTTTTATGTAAAAGAATTTCAGTAGAAAAAGCTTTTAGTGTAATCTGAGCTTTAAGCAAGTCTCCAGAGATTTTTGATACTCTCATAGAAAGATTAGGGTAGTAATGAGTAAAAACTAAATCGCCTTCTTTTATCTGATTTAAAACTGTAATCTTGGATATTTGCTTATCCACCTCGCTTTGAGTAACCGTTAAACTTGTCTCAAAGAAGTCATGAACATCTTCAAGGGAATTCATAGATAAGTCTAAAGATTTAGGCTTATAAGCATATACATTGATTTCTAAGTTCTTTGGGTCAAAAGGTATTATTAGTCCTAGTTCCTCTAAAGGTTTTACCTTTTCAAGAGGAACGGGAAAGTGTGAAGTTAATATAAGGTATTCCATACTCCGTCCTTTTAAGATTTTATATGGAATACCTTAAGTCTATTCTTAAGATAGACTACTTGGATTTATCGCTTTCAAAAATATCTTTCTCAGCTAACCAATCTTTTGTAGAACGAGAAGCTTGAAATCTCATTGAGTAATGCTCAGGTTTAGACCATGTAGTTTCAATTGGATTGCCTTGTTCGTCTTTCTTTAATTTTGAGACTCCAGACCGCTCTGGATTATACATTAAATCAAATCGACCTAAGTCTCCTAATCTGTATTCCCCATTATGAAGAACAGCCTCTGCAATTCTATCAGAAATAGACCTAACCATAAATTTTAAGTCTTTCTTGTTTAGTTTCAGTCCATAAACTATTACATCTGTCTGAATTGCTGTGAGAATATCGTATTCACCTTGACTCCCTGACCATCCTAACTCGTTGTAGTAATCAGCTTGTTCATCAGTCATCTCCACGACTTCACCCTCACCGACATCCACAGAAACCTTTCCAGCTTCTACTGTATCTGGTTTGTTAGCCTCAGCTTGCTCATCTTCAAAAACAGCCATTTAAGTTTCCTTTATATCTTTAAGTTACATATTATATCAACAATAACCTATGTATTCAAGATACTAGATTACCTTATCCGCTAGTCTTTTCTAAAACCATAGTCTATCATCAATTTATTGATTTTCTCTGTTTCTGATAGATTTTTATCTTCAGTTTCAATTACAGTTAAGTTTTTATCTTCTTGATTTATAGCATATTTATTACGAAAAGCTCTTTTAGGTTTATCCCTTTCCTCTGCCTTAGTTGCCTTTAAAGATTGACCTATCTCGGAGATAACTGTTAAAAACAGGTAGAATGTATCAACTGTATCTGGTTTGTATTTTAAGAACTCAGAGGTTATTAATCTTAGCTCTTTTTCTTGCACTAAGTTTCTAAAGCTTAAAACTACTGAAGAGTCTAAGTAGCCTGTATCGATTTTATCCCCTACTGATAAAGCATATAAGGTATTAGAGACTACTGCTCTTACATCTAAAGAGACATCTACAATTGTATCAAATAGAGAGATAGATTCCTCTAGTCTCCCTAATAAGACTAACTTTATAGAGTCTGCTGTTACTTGTTCCTTGTTCTTCAGATGTATGTCAGATATAGAATTATTAGCCTTAGCATACATATCGATAGTCTTTAATGCGTCTCGCATTTTCCCTTTAAAATTTACTGATATGCTCTTCACAGAAGACAAAGTATAATCTATTTGCTCTTTTTTACATATACGAATTATCTCGGAACTTATCTCCTGAACATTTAAAG
Protein-coding sequences here:
- a CDS encoding putative DNA-binding protein (PFAM: Bacterial DNA-binding protein), yielding MAVFEDEQAEANKPDTVEAGKVSVDVGEGEVVEMTDEQADYYNELGWSGSQGEYDILTAIQTDVIVYGLKLNKKDLKFMVRSISDRIAEAVLHNGEYRLGDLGRFDLMYNPERSGVSKLKKDEQGNPIETTWSKPEHYSMRFQASRSTKDWLAEKDIFESDKSK
- a CDS encoding DNA polymerase III, gamma/tau subunit (PFAM: ATPase family associated with various cellular activities (AAA)~TIGRFAM: DNA polymerase III, subunit gamma and tau); its protein translation is MALTSFHTKYRPSTYNEVIGQEHITSILKGLVRNKTFKSVNSYIFGGTAGGGKTTLSRIFAKAINCKEPIDGNPCEKCEHCSMFSKGNYPDFIEYDGASHNKLESVKPMLYISSLHTNIKDGYRVLLIDEAHRLTKEAWDLLLKTLEESEDRTVWIFATTEPNKIRPAIISRAYNFVVKPLNVQEISSEIIRICKKEQIDYTLSSVKSISVNFKGKMRDALKTIDMYAKANNSISDIHLKNKEQVTADSIKLVLLGRLEESISLFDTIVDVSLDVRAVVSNTLYALSVGDKIDTGYLDSSVVLSFRNLVQEKELRLITSEFLKYKPDTVDTFYLFLTVISEIGQSLKATKAEERDKPKRAFRNKYAINQEDKNLTVIETEDKNLSETEKINKLMIDYGFRKD